One Candidatus Neomarinimicrobiota bacterium DNA window includes the following coding sequences:
- a CDS encoding tetratricopeptide repeat protein: MKKFAIVTCLLISIFGQLMAQYPDELVDQAREAIKNFDIPTADNAYKSAMKAVDEDEYKTIQAEWQVLEKINILLADARRSMDRSEYSESLKKYNEAIAKMDASPHDIWGMVKGETYYSMGMVYYRQAEPIKAADNFRNAMTFDPVETKYGKAIEMVRNKHYSEGHKYFRRKDYASARIEYEKAVAVDPSFASGFYQLALIAKKDGDLKQAENFYRDAVTSDPTHYKSWYGLGTLYSGMGNNKKAIESLKMSISINASYEKAYYVLGRVYESQKNNSLAIQNLKKAIEVNKKYTRAYELLGKIYVDQEKYNSTISLLKGLTGKAASYKTNYRLAQAYNGSGNHSAALTAASKSLAKKKNWAPALIEKGDALKGLERNKEAINAWRAATKDARWKSMAQHRIDELTK, encoded by the coding sequence ATGAAAAAGTTTGCTATAGTCACCTGTTTATTAATCTCAATCTTTGGCCAATTAATGGCACAATATCCAGATGAACTGGTAGATCAGGCACGTGAAGCGATCAAGAATTTTGATATTCCCACCGCTGACAACGCCTATAAGTCAGCAATGAAAGCAGTGGATGAAGACGAGTATAAGACTATTCAGGCTGAGTGGCAGGTATTGGAAAAGATCAATATTCTACTTGCCGATGCACGCCGTTCCATGGATCGTTCTGAATATTCTGAATCCCTTAAAAAGTATAATGAAGCTATCGCCAAAATGGATGCCTCGCCCCATGATATTTGGGGTATGGTTAAAGGTGAGACATACTACAGCATGGGCATGGTCTATTATCGACAGGCAGAACCGATCAAAGCTGCCGATAACTTTCGCAATGCCATGACCTTTGATCCTGTAGAAACCAAATATGGCAAAGCCATTGAGATGGTAAGAAACAAACACTATAGCGAGGGACACAAATATTTCAGGCGTAAGGACTATGCTTCAGCTCGCATCGAATACGAGAAGGCTGTGGCTGTGGATCCGTCATTTGCCAGTGGTTTTTATCAATTAGCCCTGATTGCGAAAAAAGATGGGGATCTTAAACAGGCAGAAAATTTCTACCGCGATGCTGTTACCAGTGATCCGACCCACTATAAATCATGGTACGGTCTGGGTACGCTCTACAGTGGAATGGGTAATAATAAAAAAGCCATTGAATCACTGAAGATGTCCATCTCCATCAATGCCAGCTATGAAAAAGCTTACTATGTGCTGGGCAGGGTCTATGAAAGCCAGAAGAACAACAGCCTGGCCATTCAGAACCTTAAAAAGGCTATTGAAGTCAATAAAAAATACACCAGAGCCTATGAGCTGTTGGGCAAGATCTATGTTGATCAGGAAAAGTACAATTCGACTATCTCATTATTGAAGGGCTTAACTGGAAAAGCAGCTTCTTACAAGACGAACTATCGTTTGGCTCAAGCTTATAATGGCTCCGGGAATCATTCAGCTGCTCTCACGGCAGCCTCGAAGTCCCTGGCTAAGAAAAAGAATTGGGCTCCTGCTTTGATTGAAAAAGGGGATGCCTTGAAGGGTCTGGAGCGTAATAAAGAGGCGATCAATGCCTGGCGTGCTGCTACCAAAGATGCCCGTTGGAAATCCATGGCTCAACATCGTATTGATGAACTGACCAAGTGA
- the acpS gene encoding holo-ACP synthase — MAIKGIGNDIVEVSRIKRLREKYGSRFLVKVFTKGEIAYCESKEHPEIHFAGRFAAKEAIAKAIYQSGHNEVISFSHIEILNDAEGRPQVSFLIHIKGNCLVTISHEHSMAIAFAVVES, encoded by the coding sequence ATGGCAATCAAAGGAATAGGCAATGATATCGTAGAAGTCAGTCGCATAAAAAGACTGCGTGAAAAGTATGGAAGTCGCTTTTTGGTGAAGGTTTTCACCAAAGGTGAGATTGCCTACTGCGAATCAAAAGAACATCCAGAAATTCATTTTGCCGGTCGTTTTGCCGCCAAAGAAGCCATTGCTAAAGCGATCTATCAAAGTGGCCATAACGAGGTGATCTCCTTTTCTCACATCGAGATCCTGAATGATGCTGAAGGCCGCCCCCAGGTTTCTTTCTTGATTCATATTAAAGGAAATTGCCTGGTCACCATCTCACATGAACACAGTATGGCCATCGCTTTTGCGGTTGTGGAGTCCTGA
- a CDS encoding NAD(P)H-hydrate dehydratase — protein MKPFLSMAANRAVDDYAINTCGIPGATLMQHAGQALIQEMESMGFLENAPQVLILTGKGNNGGDGYVIATGLHQQGVPVALITVADESQIHGDALIHYQILQKLDLSIEVWQDTVDQHKLIQEADIIVDALLGTGISGALRSPYPEIIKACNHSKARIVAADVPSGVTGDLGDILEPCIKADLTISMGFGKQGCLFEPARSHCGKTIPVDIGFPENSLEQVEDITLHKFEKGDFSPETYTRSAAAHKYSAGKVYIMAGSRGFTGAALLSATAALRSGAGLVKLALPKSLGQIGETASLETIVEYLPETPEQSFASGALPLLEAGCKWADTVAIGPGLGRDPQTLDLVRKFIESCPKPLVIDADALFALIDHLEILKKRTAPTILTPHLGEFKRLLGFADTPVPSWQDALKFSGEYDVYVLLKGAPSILAAPTGMVSVNASGYSGMATAGSGDVLTGVIASLWAQWTKIPEVLDFAMYIHGQAADLKRPEKGVLGLIASDIVDALPSALKEYGELPT, from the coding sequence GTGAAACCATTCCTTAGTATGGCCGCCAACCGGGCTGTCGATGACTATGCCATCAATACCTGTGGTATTCCCGGGGCAACATTGATGCAACATGCCGGACAGGCTCTGATCCAGGAAATGGAAAGCATGGGCTTCCTGGAAAATGCTCCCCAAGTCCTCATCTTAACTGGAAAAGGCAATAACGGCGGGGATGGATACGTTATCGCCACCGGCCTGCATCAGCAGGGAGTTCCTGTTGCTCTTATTACGGTGGCAGATGAATCGCAGATACACGGAGATGCCTTGATTCACTATCAAATCCTGCAAAAATTGGATCTAAGTATTGAGGTTTGGCAGGACACTGTTGACCAACACAAATTGATCCAGGAAGCAGATATCATTGTGGACGCATTGCTGGGGACTGGCATCAGTGGTGCCCTGCGTTCCCCTTACCCGGAAATCATTAAGGCCTGCAATCACAGCAAGGCTCGTATTGTTGCTGCTGATGTTCCTTCTGGCGTGACCGGTGACCTGGGCGATATACTGGAACCCTGTATCAAAGCTGATCTCACCATCAGCATGGGCTTTGGCAAGCAGGGCTGTCTCTTTGAACCGGCCCGAAGCCATTGCGGAAAAACAATTCCAGTGGATATCGGATTTCCTGAGAATAGTCTGGAACAGGTAGAAGATATCACTCTGCACAAGTTCGAAAAGGGTGATTTTTCCCCCGAAACTTACACAAGATCTGCTGCTGCTCACAAATATTCAGCTGGGAAAGTCTATATCATGGCTGGTTCACGGGGATTCACCGGGGCAGCCCTGTTATCCGCCACTGCAGCTTTGAGATCGGGTGCCGGTCTGGTTAAACTGGCTTTACCGAAGTCTTTGGGACAAATCGGCGAGACAGCCTCACTGGAAACCATTGTGGAGTACCTGCCTGAGACTCCAGAACAGAGTTTCGCCTCTGGAGCCCTGCCACTTTTGGAAGCCGGCTGTAAATGGGCTGATACGGTTGCCATAGGACCAGGACTTGGTCGAGATCCACAAACCTTAGATCTTGTAAGAAAGTTTATCGAGAGCTGTCCGAAACCCCTGGTCATCGATGCCGATGCTCTTTTTGCATTGATCGATCATCTGGAGATATTGAAAAAAAGAACGGCACCCACGATTTTGACACCCCATCTAGGTGAATTCAAACGTCTTCTGGGTTTTGCCGATACCCCTGTACCATCCTGGCAGGATGCCCTGAAATTTTCAGGAGAGTATGATGTCTATGTGCTCCTGAAAGGTGCTCCATCCATTCTGGCTGCTCCCACAGGAATGGTTTCAGTGAATGCTTCGGGCTATTCCGGAATGGCTACTGCCGGCAGCGGTGATGTCCTTACCGGAGTGATCGCCTCACTCTGGGCTCAATGGACCAAAATCCCTGAAGTGCTGGATTTTGCCATGTACATTCATGGACAGGCAGCTGATCTGAAACGGCCGGAAAAAGGTGTGTTGGGTCTGATCGCCAGTGATATTGTTGATGCACTTCCATCTGCCCTCAAGGAGTATGGTGAATTACCAACTTAA
- a CDS encoding VanZ family protein, translating into MVNYQLKYFAPAVLYVALIIALSSLNQRVVTNLSWGIQDFILHSLEYHFYGVTLIWAFLREKPRAELKISYRLAVSVGALSAIADEFYQSFIPSRYSTVEDVVADIFGVILSLITFSLLMKIPALERFRQNA; encoded by the coding sequence ATGGTGAATTACCAACTTAAATATTTTGCTCCTGCTGTTCTGTATGTCGCGTTGATCATTGCTTTGTCAAGCCTGAATCAACGTGTGGTAACCAATCTTTCCTGGGGAATCCAGGATTTCATTCTGCATAGTCTGGAATACCATTTTTACGGGGTCACCCTGATCTGGGCTTTTCTCAGAGAAAAACCCAGGGCTGAGCTGAAAATATCCTACCGTTTGGCTGTCAGTGTGGGCGCCCTCTCTGCCATTGCTGATGAATTCTATCAATCATTCATCCCCAGTCGGTACTCCACAGTGGAAGATGTGGTCGCTGACATATTCGGGGTTATTCTCTCTTTAATTACCTTTTCCCTGTTGATGAAGATACCTGCATTGGAGCGTTTCAGACAAAATGCTTAA
- the recN gene encoding DNA repair protein RecN yields MLKTLHIENFAIVDEANVSFDNGLNIITGETGVGKSLIVDALSIALGERAYKDFIREGYSSAIVEAVFEVKRAVLPRLTSLGIDSVTISVKREIKLQGSSKVWINGQLRSAQELKELGDRLVDLHGQHEHQYLLNEEHHINFLDQYAEIELFLGEISQKYQLLTSLKRELRERVQDATSRQEQYQLYAFQLQELNDVNPQPDELDNLEKERRILENAQTISEQASALYQETEAIEGSAIQRLNQIISQLEGLSLYTDTAATFLPEALAARVSLQSIADFATEYEKEVRSDPRRLSEVETRLKTLNRLCQKYNKTYPELLIYWQKIGSRLDQQNDPDWSREELLRSIKTATETYSQDCQLLTNIRQKEAQILTSAIVEKLSHLGMPKARFRIEVEQIELENGSVELAGKRFRGDETGMDQVTFWMQANPGEPLRPLARTASGGEISRIMLAIKSAMSGKDGIGTVIFDEIDTGISGRIARVVGNELRDLGQHHQLISITHLPQIASLADNHFRVEKHYINGRTVTRVKRLSEEERITEIATLIGDGAAGEATQLAAKELLNQED; encoded by the coding sequence ATGCTTAAAACGCTACATATTGAAAATTTTGCCATTGTAGATGAAGCCAATGTCAGTTTTGACAACGGCTTGAATATTATCACCGGGGAAACTGGTGTGGGGAAATCACTCATTGTGGACGCACTGAGCATTGCTTTGGGGGAACGGGCCTATAAGGACTTTATCCGTGAGGGTTATTCCAGCGCTATTGTGGAAGCGGTTTTTGAAGTGAAACGAGCCGTTTTACCCAGATTGACCAGCTTGGGTATTGATTCAGTTACCATATCCGTTAAACGGGAAATCAAACTACAGGGCAGCTCAAAAGTTTGGATCAATGGCCAGCTCAGGTCGGCTCAGGAACTTAAGGAACTGGGCGACCGTCTGGTAGATCTCCATGGTCAACATGAACACCAGTATTTACTCAATGAAGAACATCACATAAATTTTCTGGATCAATATGCCGAAATAGAACTGTTCCTGGGTGAAATATCCCAAAAATACCAGCTCCTCACATCCCTGAAACGTGAACTGCGGGAACGGGTGCAGGATGCCACCAGTCGGCAGGAACAGTACCAGCTATATGCTTTTCAATTGCAGGAACTAAATGATGTAAATCCACAGCCCGATGAACTGGACAATCTTGAAAAAGAACGTCGCATCCTGGAGAATGCCCAGACCATTAGTGAACAGGCTTCTGCCCTGTATCAGGAAACGGAGGCTATTGAGGGCTCTGCTATCCAGCGTTTGAATCAGATCATCAGCCAATTGGAAGGATTAAGCCTTTACACTGATACAGCAGCCACTTTTTTGCCGGAAGCACTGGCTGCCAGAGTATCACTCCAGAGTATTGCTGACTTCGCTACTGAATATGAAAAAGAAGTGCGATCGGACCCCCGGCGACTAAGTGAGGTAGAAACCCGGTTGAAAACCCTCAATCGTCTCTGCCAAAAATATAACAAGACCTATCCTGAACTATTGATCTACTGGCAGAAGATCGGAAGCCGGCTGGATCAGCAGAATGATCCGGATTGGAGCAGGGAAGAGCTGTTGCGGTCTATCAAGACTGCCACTGAAACCTACTCTCAGGATTGTCAACTATTGACAAATATCCGCCAAAAGGAAGCTCAGATTCTCACCAGTGCCATTGTAGAGAAATTAAGTCACCTCGGGATGCCCAAGGCTCGTTTTCGAATAGAAGTTGAACAAATCGAGCTGGAAAATGGTTCTGTTGAATTGGCTGGTAAAAGGTTCAGAGGTGATGAGACAGGCATGGATCAAGTGACATTCTGGATGCAGGCCAATCCTGGTGAACCTCTGCGTCCCTTGGCCAGGACTGCTTCCGGAGGTGAGATCAGCAGGATCATGTTGGCCATTAAATCGGCCATGTCCGGAAAAGATGGCATCGGAACAGTGATCTTTGATGAGATTGACACCGGTATCTCTGGTCGCATAGCCCGGGTGGTGGGTAATGAGCTCAGGGATCTGGGTCAGCATCATCAATTGATCAGTATCACCCATTTACCTCAGATCGCCAGTTTGGCAGATAACCATTTTCGGGTGGAAAAACATTACATCAACGGTCGTACAGTTACCAGGGTCAAGCGTTTGAGCGAAGAAGAGCGGATCACTGAGATCGCCACGCTCATTGGCGATGGTGCGGCTGGTGAAGCCACACAGCTGGCTGCCAAAGAATTACTTAACCAAGAGGATTGA
- the ltaE gene encoding low-specificity L-threonine aldolase, with translation MIDLRSDTVTRPTAAMRKAMYAADVGDDVYGEDNLMNQLQSRVADLLGKEAGLFIPSGTMSNQLAIRSHTQPGDEVICDYNAHIFNYEGGGPALLSGVQLHLLPGDHGILDPDQIGSALRPADHHYAQTRLIALENTHNRAGGVVYPLTMIELVAEIARKQGLLMHLDGARLMNAVIATGIDPAAYAAPFDSVSLCLSKGLGAPVGSILVGNADFIDRAHRFRKIFGGGMRQVGSLAAAGLYALDNNLERLAEDHQRAKALAETCLELGVLEDDIAWTQTNIVLLAFPAGNTAALEAEFKQAGLLVSVVNDQRIRLVTHLDFGDEQLIQAREILKKVLG, from the coding sequence ATGATCGATCTTCGTTCGGATACAGTCACCAGACCCACTGCGGCTATGCGCAAGGCTATGTATGCTGCTGATGTAGGGGATGATGTCTATGGTGAAGATAATCTGATGAATCAATTGCAAAGCCGGGTTGCTGATTTGTTAGGTAAGGAAGCCGGTCTGTTTATTCCTTCGGGAACCATGAGCAATCAACTGGCTATTCGTAGTCATACTCAGCCTGGTGATGAGGTGATCTGCGACTATAATGCCCATATTTTTAACTATGAGGGGGGCGGACCAGCCCTGTTAAGCGGAGTTCAATTGCACCTGCTCCCAGGTGATCATGGAATCTTGGATCCAGACCAGATTGGTTCAGCTTTGAGACCAGCAGATCATCATTACGCTCAAACCCGCTTGATTGCCCTGGAGAATACTCATAACCGGGCAGGTGGAGTGGTTTATCCGCTTACGATGATCGAGTTGGTGGCAGAAATAGCCCGTAAACAAGGTCTTCTCATGCATCTGGATGGGGCACGGCTTATGAATGCTGTGATCGCCACGGGAATTGATCCAGCAGCCTATGCTGCTCCCTTTGATTCGGTGAGTCTCTGTCTATCAAAAGGGCTGGGTGCTCCGGTTGGTTCGATTCTGGTGGGTAATGCGGATTTTATTGATAGAGCCCATCGGTTTCGGAAAATATTTGGTGGCGGTATGCGCCAGGTCGGCAGTTTGGCAGCCGCAGGTCTGTATGCATTGGATAACAATCTGGAGCGCTTGGCTGAAGATCATCAACGGGCTAAAGCTTTGGCTGAAACCTGTCTGGAATTGGGAGTATTGGAAGACGATATCGCCTGGACCCAGACCAATATCGTACTTCTGGCTTTTCCTGCAGGAAATACAGCTGCATTGGAAGCCGAATTCAAGCAAGCGGGTTTACTGGTATCTGTTGTGAATGACCAGCGGATCCGACTCGTGACCCATCTTGATTTTGGGGATGAACAACTTATCCAGGCCAGGGAAATTTTGAAAAAAGTGTTAGGTTAG
- the trkA gene encoding Trk system potassium transporter TrkA: MKKKIVIVGAGSVGFYLAKTLAELGNDISIIDIDAEKVHRAKQELDALAIEGHGAQSSTLEEAQVGSADLFLAVTRIDEINIVASMKARKMNPNAKILARVRSGDYQKKDALLDLKELGIEKVINPEEIAAREIQHLVQHATAQEIMTYNHDRVYMVALTPTNQCELMNKSLRNLGETYAQLPFRTVAIDRDGETIIPDGDHVFEPGDKIFVVCLKEKLKEMYRLCGFKQKKMIKTVIIMGAGKLGRIVARNLKDQFNVRLVDHRKDKLLKAAKELPDVLLLHADGLDIDFLESEGVSDFDALITLTDDETTNLFAGLIAKKVGVDKVIVHINSPDYIPLVKGLGINSVVSKNLSTVDAFMRYVVRGEVHSVMMLEGIDTEVIELSPSPESKIVGVPLQNIDFPPDAVVGGIIHPDGEEIAIGRSVINVGDRAIVFARAARVSDVEALFN, translated from the coding sequence ATGAAGAAAAAAATTGTGATAGTTGGTGCTGGTAGCGTTGGGTTCTATTTGGCAAAAACCCTGGCAGAATTGGGAAATGATATCAGTATCATCGATATTGATGCTGAAAAAGTACACCGGGCCAAACAGGAACTGGATGCTCTGGCCATTGAAGGCCATGGTGCCCAATCCAGTACTTTGGAGGAAGCTCAAGTTGGATCAGCTGATCTGTTCCTGGCCGTGACGAGGATCGATGAGATCAATATCGTGGCTTCCATGAAAGCCCGCAAAATGAATCCTAACGCCAAGATCCTGGCTAGAGTTCGCAGTGGTGATTATCAAAAAAAGGATGCCCTGCTGGATTTGAAAGAGCTGGGGATTGAAAAAGTGATAAATCCTGAGGAAATTGCCGCCCGCGAAATTCAGCATCTGGTTCAACATGCTACTGCCCAGGAGATTATGACCTATAATCACGATCGGGTCTATATGGTCGCTCTGACCCCTACCAATCAGTGTGAATTGATGAACAAATCTTTACGGAACCTGGGCGAAACTTATGCTCAATTACCTTTTCGTACAGTGGCGATCGACCGTGACGGCGAAACCATAATTCCTGATGGAGATCATGTTTTTGAGCCGGGTGATAAGATATTTGTAGTTTGTCTGAAAGAAAAACTCAAGGAAATGTATCGTCTTTGTGGATTCAAACAGAAGAAAATGATCAAGACGGTCATTATTATGGGTGCCGGAAAGTTGGGCCGGATCGTCGCCCGTAATCTGAAAGATCAATTCAATGTTCGCCTGGTGGACCATCGCAAGGATAAGCTACTCAAGGCTGCCAAAGAACTCCCTGATGTGCTACTGCTGCATGCTGATGGCTTGGATATTGATTTCCTTGAAAGTGAGGGGGTCAGCGACTTTGATGCACTGATTACTCTCACAGATGATGAGACCACCAATCTATTTGCTGGCTTGATCGCAAAAAAAGTGGGTGTCGATAAGGTAATCGTCCATATCAATTCACCTGATTACATCCCGCTGGTTAAAGGATTAGGGATAAATTCAGTTGTCAGTAAAAACCTATCCACTGTGGATGCCTTTATGCGTTATGTGGTTCGTGGGGAAGTTCATTCCGTGATGATGTTGGAAGGGATCGACACAGAAGTGATCGAGTTATCCCCATCACCAGAAAGTAAGATCGTTGGAGTTCCTCTACAGAATATTGATTTTCCACCAGATGCTGTTGTTGGGGGCATTATTCATCCTGATGGTGAGGAGATCGCTATTGGCCGGAGTGTGATCAATGTTGGGGATCGAGCCATTGTGTTTGCCAGAGCAGCCAGAGTAAGTGATGTCGAAGCACTTTTCAACTAA
- a CDS encoding potassium transporter TrkG, with the protein MSKHFSTKRFSLLPTLNVLAALTLIIGVSMGLSLLVSLGYGDGDASALFEAMIITLSVGGVGYIFTRHNHVLAPRQVFLSVSLSWISASLFGALPMFFATEISYTDCFFEAMSGFTTTGASILNDIESLPHGILFWRSFTHWLGGMGIIVFTVTVMPLAGRSGTLLFAAEAPGPVSDKITPRMSETAKILYYVYALISLVEFLLLWLGPMDWFDSACHTFGTMATGGFSTKNASVAHYQSAYVDWVIIIFMVMAGTNFSLHYFGLHGKFISYIRSREWQFWMSILGTAIVLLVGDLYFSNYYRSNIEAVQALKAEPLRQIVFQVVSIITTTGFATADFEQWSTYAQFLLFGLMFIGGMAGSTGGGIKAIRILLFTKMAITELRRMIHPRAYLPIKLRNQFVDDNAVRNTTTFLLFFMVIFVGLAFFLTGFGHDLVTSTTASVSMLCNIGPGLADVGPTDNYSFFSDLEKWVMAFVMMLGRLEVLTVVVLFNRHFWRS; encoded by the coding sequence ATGTCGAAGCACTTTTCAACTAAACGCTTCAGTCTGCTGCCCACCCTTAACGTGCTGGCAGCACTGACCCTGATTATCGGGGTTTCCATGGGTTTATCCCTCCTGGTTTCATTAGGCTATGGAGATGGAGATGCTTCAGCCCTTTTTGAAGCCATGATCATCACCTTATCAGTTGGGGGTGTCGGCTACATCTTTACCAGGCATAACCATGTATTGGCACCTCGCCAGGTCTTTCTCAGTGTGAGCTTGAGCTGGATATCAGCCTCCCTGTTTGGTGCTTTGCCCATGTTCTTTGCCACAGAAATCTCCTATACAGATTGCTTTTTTGAAGCCATGTCAGGCTTTACTACTACGGGAGCCTCAATCCTGAATGACATTGAGAGCCTGCCCCATGGCATTTTGTTTTGGCGAAGCTTTACTCACTGGCTGGGTGGTATGGGGATCATCGTTTTCACGGTTACTGTAATGCCTTTGGCTGGTAGAAGTGGGACTTTACTTTTTGCTGCAGAAGCTCCGGGACCTGTTAGTGACAAGATCACCCCCAGAATGTCTGAAACGGCCAAGATATTATACTATGTTTATGCTCTTATTTCACTGGTTGAGTTTCTCTTACTGTGGTTGGGACCAATGGATTGGTTCGATTCAGCCTGTCATACATTCGGCACCATGGCAACAGGTGGCTTCTCCACAAAGAATGCCTCAGTAGCTCATTATCAAAGTGCCTATGTTGATTGGGTAATCATTATTTTTATGGTGATGGCCGGTACTAATTTCTCCCTCCATTATTTCGGTCTTCACGGCAAATTCATTAGCTATATCAGAAGTCGGGAGTGGCAGTTCTGGATGAGTATTCTGGGCACGGCCATCGTTCTGTTGGTTGGTGATTTGTACTTTTCAAATTACTATCGATCCAATATTGAAGCGGTTCAGGCTCTCAAAGCAGAGCCTCTCCGCCAAATTGTTTTTCAAGTTGTCTCGATCATCACCACAACAGGTTTTGCCACTGCCGATTTTGAACAATGGTCCACCTATGCTCAATTCTTGCTTTTTGGACTCATGTTCATAGGCGGTATGGCCGGTTCAACCGGTGGTGGTATCAAAGCCATCAGAATCCTGCTTTTCACAAAAATGGCCATTACAGAATTACGGCGTATGATTCATCCCCGGGCTTATTTGCCCATAAAGCTTCGCAATCAATTCGTGGATGATAATGCAGTTCGCAATACCACGACCTTCTTGCTGTTTTTCATGGTCATTTTCGTGGGTCTTGCCTTTTTTCTTACCGGATTTGGACATGATCTGGTCACGAGTACCACTGCTTCTGTATCCATGCTTTGTAATATCGGCCCAGGGTTGGCAGACGTAGGTCCCACAGATAATTACTCATTTTTCAGTGATCTTGAAAAGTGGGTCATGGCTTTTGTGATGATGCTTGGTCGCCTGGAAGTACTCACAGTGGTTGTTCTTTTCAATAGACATTTTTGGAGGTCATAA
- a CDS encoding enoyl-CoA hydratase-related protein produces MEFVRLEINEGIARVTIDRQSKLNALNAQVLDELETCFLSLKKHSEAQVIMITGAGEKSFVAGADISQFPSLSPEEAHTFSLRGQAVFSLIEASVKPVIAAVNGFALGGGCELALACHLRYASENALFGQPEVKLGVIAGYGGTQRLPRLIGTGYALDLLLSGRMVSAAEALGMGLVNGVFTQAELLSKVEELAGTIRDQGPQALAFTLQAVFEGAGKPLKDGLDIEATAFRDVFKTDDRVEGATAFLEHRSPDFKNR; encoded by the coding sequence ATGGAATTTGTTCGGTTGGAAATCAACGAGGGAATCGCCAGAGTCACCATTGATCGGCAGAGTAAATTGAATGCGTTGAATGCGCAGGTTCTGGATGAGTTGGAGACCTGTTTTCTGAGTTTGAAGAAGCATTCAGAAGCACAGGTTATCATGATAACCGGTGCCGGTGAAAAATCTTTTGTAGCAGGTGCGGATATCAGTCAATTTCCCTCCCTGTCACCAGAAGAGGCACACACTTTTTCACTGCGGGGACAAGCTGTATTCTCACTTATAGAAGCAAGTGTAAAGCCGGTGATTGCCGCTGTGAATGGTTTTGCCCTGGGTGGTGGCTGTGAACTGGCCCTGGCTTGTCATCTTCGATATGCCTCTGAGAATGCTTTATTTGGTCAACCCGAAGTTAAGCTGGGTGTGATCGCTGGATATGGCGGTACCCAACGTCTCCCCCGCCTGATCGGGACAGGATATGCTCTTGATCTGCTGTTGTCTGGCAGGATGGTTTCTGCAGCAGAAGCACTTGGAATGGGTCTGGTTAATGGCGTTTTCACTCAAGCAGAACTCTTATCTAAAGTAGAAGAACTGGCGGGGACTATCCGGGATCAGGGACCACAAGCGCTGGCATTTACCCTGCAAGCAGTATTTGAGGGTGCCGGTAAACCACTGAAAGATGGTCTGGACATTGAAGCAACTGCTTTTCGTGATGTCTTTAAGACTGATGACCGAGTAGAAGGTGCGACTGCTTTTCTGGAGCATCGCTCTCCTGACTTTAAGAACCGTTAG